The following proteins are co-located in the Scomber scombrus chromosome 2, fScoSco1.1, whole genome shotgun sequence genome:
- the ifngr1 gene encoding interferon gamma receptor 1, producing the protein MLLFTALLLLITAVSAEIVLPPTNVTVICQNLTTIVHWVYSEQEPPTRFRVNIKGTGAHWEHVNETTDHQYDLSHFIWESDDHYMDYISVTVTAIQGVNESESESISFSYNDKKTVNFNCQLDFPPVKLTVDGSLSFQNPLNYYKQLNQAVKWGDHTFSFQVLVDGTEYSENCGPDQNICRLNVPGAKNTCVKLKGGLFQNEIGRIPFREKDNICASESDGYNPHVMTLVIMLVVLLLIIIGVTFLICKVKAWTMKTPPKPSTLEPLINRGPGNHIVSESDPSRVEVVAPNRKKSLSGSSEEINHYGRLEDDNSAGSDLQDAPRSAYQERRLSESSSEELEAGGLTSEGQRTDDDSPDDSVKTECVSLVSMEEEEEEEEEEEGRSPYDCPHTHVDMGDGDMVVGYKE; encoded by the exons TTCTGCCTCCAACAAACGTGACTGTGATATGCCAAAATCTCACAACCATAGTCCACTGGGTATACAGCGAGCAGGAGCCACCAACCAGATTCAGGGTAAACATCAAAGGAACTGGAGCTCACTG GGAACATGTGAATGAAACCACAGACCATCAGTATGATCTGAGCCACTTCATCTGGGAATCTGATGATCACTACATGGACTATATTTCTGTCACTGTAACGGCCATACAAGGAGTCAATGAGTCCGAATCTGAGTCTATATCATTCTCCTATAATGATAAAAAGACTGTTAATTTCAATT GCCAGTTAGATTTCCCTCCTGTTAAACTGACCGTGGATGGTTCGCTGAGTTTCCAGAATCCACTCAACTACTACAAACAACTGAACCAGGCCGTCAAGTGGGGTGATCACACTTTTTCGTTCCAAGTGTTGGTAGACGGG ACTGAATATTCTGAGAACTGCGGACCTGACCAGAACATCTGCAGACTCAATGTCCCTGGGGCCAAGAATACGTGTGTTAAGCTGAAAGGAGGATTGTTTCAGAATGAAATTGGCCGTATACCTTTCAGAGAAAAGGACAACATCTGTGCCAGTGAATCAGATggttata ATCCCCATGTGATGACCCTTGTTATAATGCTGGTCGTCCTTCTCCTCATTATCATTGGGGTAACTTTCCTCATCTGCAAAGTGAAGGCATGGACAATGAAGACACCGCCCAAACCAAGTACTCTG GAACCTCTGATAAACAGAGGACCAGGGAATCACATTGTGTCTGAAAGTGACCCAAGTAGGGTTGAAGTGGTCGCCCCCAACCGCAAGAAGAGCCTCTCAGGCAGCTCGGAGGAGATCAATCACTACGGGAGACTCGAAGACGATAACAGCGCCGGCTCTGATCTCCAGGACGCTCCCAGGTCCGCTTACCAAGAGAGAAGActttcagagagcagcagcGAGGAACTGGAAGCTGGGGGGCTGACGTCAGAGGGACAAAGGACAGATGACGACTCTCCAGATGACTCGGTGAAAACGGAGTGTGTTTCGCTTGTTtcgatggaggaggaggaggaggaggaggaggaggaggagggaaggtcACCCTACGACTGTCCACACACTCACGTGGACATGGGTGATGGAGATATGGTAGTGGGATACAAGGAGTAG